From the Brassica napus cultivar Da-Ae chromosome A8, Da-Ae, whole genome shotgun sequence genome, one window contains:
- the BNAC03G69640D gene encoding uncharacterized protein BNAC03G69640D, translating to MAILLKSFLQNQSFLKPSTICRTIASSSEPYKKPLSVVFEEAVGLRPKPETSQTQEEEEGNELKRRLFELEKKLIELKNTEPVIKKKLKKVVGTVPELQTEKSRNLYTLFKANEEKQEEGHDVVRVYKELPLEMVSFVKLLHKKGYLNKANFISGEKLELGSLDEEYARTFVKFAAERFGKDYQEIAKWLSGSDLKNIVVFGCPSLEKRAIFAAKTLRKFFDIHENNVCEKCVLKEKCKFPNQSVWDGKSQNLHLSVVMKVITLYPLDLTHPKLQVPQEVQDSVSRLLTEIQNLSQTICTPLS from the exons ATGGCGATTCTGCTCAAATCATTTCTCCAAAACCAATCCTTTCTCAAGCCTTCGACCATTTGCAGAACCATCGCTTCTTCATCGGAACCTTACAAGAAGCCACTCTCTGTTGTATTCGAAGAGGCCGTAGGATTAAGACCCAAACCCGAAACGAGCCAaacccaagaagaagaagagggcaACGAGTTGAAGAGAAGGCTTTTTGAATTAGAGAAGAAACTCATAGAACTGAAGAACACAGAACCAGTGAtaaagaagaagctgaagaaggtTGTCGGGACAGTGCCAGAGCTGCAAACAGAGAAAAGTCGTAACCTTTACACGTTGTTTAAAGCCAACGAAGAGAAACAAGAGGAGGGACACGATGTGGTTAGAGTTTACAAGGAGCTTCCTTTGGAGATGGTGTCCTTTGTGAAGCTTCTGCATAAAAAAGGGTATTTGAACAAGGCTAATTTCATCAGTGGAGAGAAGCTGGAGTTGGGGAGTCTCGATGAAGAGTATGCTAGAACTTTTGTTAAGTTTGCTGCTGAGAGATTCGGAAAAGACTACCAGGAGATTGCAAA GTGGTTGTCAGGTAGTgacctgaagaacattgtggtATTCGGCTGCCCAAGCTTGGAGAAAAGGGCGATTTTCGCTGCTAAAACCCTTCGCAAGTTTTTCGACATCCATGAGAACAAT GTGTGTGAGAAATGTGTTTTAAAAGAGAAGTGCAAGTTTCCAAACCAGAGTGTGTGGGACGGCAAGTCACAGAACTTACATTTGTCTGTTGTGATGAAAGTCATCACACTATATCCATTGGACTTGACTCATCCAAAGCTTCAAGTTCCTCAAGAGGTACAAGACTCAGTCTCAAGGTTGCTGACTGAGATTCAGAACCTTAGCCAAACTATCTGTACTCCTCTCTCATGA